A stretch of Prionailurus bengalensis isolate Pbe53 chromosome E4, Fcat_Pben_1.1_paternal_pri, whole genome shotgun sequence DNA encodes these proteins:
- the LOC122476078 gene encoding LOW QUALITY PROTEIN: oligosaccharyltransferase complex subunit OSTC-like (The sequence of the model RefSeq protein was modified relative to this genomic sequence to represent the inferred CDS: deleted 1 base in 1 codon; substituted 1 base at 1 genomic stop codon) — protein sequence METLCWVLFLVLECPNLKLKKPPWVHMPSAMRVYALVVVSYFPITRGIIYDVIVEPPSVGSMTSDHGHQRPVAFLAYTVNGQYIMEGLASSFLFTXMGGLGFTIPDQSNAPNIPKLSRFLLLFIGFVCILLSFFMARVFVRMKLPGYLMG from the exons ATGGAGACTTTGTGCTGGGTCCTGTTCTTAGTGCTCGAATGCCCCAACCTGAAGCTGAAGAAGCcgcc CTGGGTACATATGCCATCGGCCATGAGGGTGTATGCTCTGGTGGTGGTGTCTTACTTCCCCATTACCAGAGGAATAATTTATGATGTTATTGTTGAACCTCCAAGTGTTGGTTCTATGACCAGTGACCATGGACATCAGAGACCAGTAGCTTTCTTGGCCTACACAGTAAATGGACAATATATTATGGAAGGACTCGCATCCAGCTTCCTGTTTACA TGAATGGGAGGTTTAGGTTTCACAATCCCAGACCAATCGAATGCACCAAACATTCCAAAACTCAGTAGATTTCTTCTTCTATTCATTGGATTTGTCTGTATCCTATTGAGTTTTTTCATGGCTAGAGTATTTGTGAGAATGAAACTGCCGGGCTATCTGATGGGTTAA